A window of the Gossypium hirsutum isolate 1008001.06 chromosome A03, Gossypium_hirsutum_v2.1, whole genome shotgun sequence genome harbors these coding sequences:
- the LOC107886949 gene encoding zinc finger protein-like 1 homolog yields the protein MVVCKCRKATKLYCFVHKVPVCGECICLPEHQICVIHTYSEWVIDGDYDWPSKCCKCQAVLEEGAGSETTRLGCLHVIHTTCLVSHIKSFPLHTAPAGYVCPSCSISIWPPKSVKDTTSCLHSLLKEAILQTGMEKNLFGNHPVSLPRTEHRGPPPAFASDPLIDVAGGQEYDANSSPSVAKDGGYSAIAGPSKPTVTEIMEMDGPSSTESYMKASSPVAPMATTRKSTAHVDRQNSEISYYTDDEDGNHKKYSRRGPLHLKFLRALVPFWSSALPTLPVTAPPHKDSSNVDDIREGRSKHQRSTRMDPRKILLIIAIMACMATMSILYYRISQRALGEGVADDE from the exons ATGGTGGTCTGCAAATGCCGTAAG GCGACAAAACTATATTGTTTCGTGCACAAGGTTCCCGTTTGTGGGGAATGCATCTGCTTACCTGAGCACCAAATATGCGTT ATACATACTTACTCAGAGTGGGTAATAGATGGAGACTATGACTGGCCTTCCAAATGTTGCAAATGCCAAGCTGTGCTTGAGGAGGGGGCTGGCTCTGAAACCACACGATTGGGTTGCTTAC ATGTCATACATACAACTTGCTTGGTTTCACATATCAAAAGCTTTCCTCTGCACACTGCACCCGCTGGATATGTGTGTCCTTCATGTTCGATATCT ATATGGCCTCCCAAAAGTGTTAAAGATACAACATCCTGTCTTCATTCACTGCTGAAGGAGGCTATTTTGCAG ACTGGCATGGAAAAGAATTTGTTTGGAAATCATCCTGTTTCTTTGCCTAGAACAGAACACCGTGGTCCTCCACCTGCATTTGCTTCAGATCCATTGATAGATGTAGCTGGAGGACAAGAGTATGATGCGAATTCATCACCCTCTGTTGCAAAAGATGGAGGATACTCTGCCATAGCAGGACCTTCAAAACCTACAGTAACAGAAATAATGGAGATGGATGGTCCTAGTTCAACTGAGAGTTACATGAAAGCTTCAAGTCCTGTTGCt CCTATGGCTACAACTCGGAAGAGTACAGCTCATGTTGATCGGCAAAACTCTGAAATCTCATATTATACAGATGATGAAGATGGAAATCATAAAAAGTACTCTCGGAGGG GGCCGCTTCATCTGAAGTTTCTCAGAGCATTAGTTCCCTTTTGGTCAAGTGCATTACCAACTCTTCCAGTGACTGCACCCCCACATAAAGACTCGTCAAATGTAGATGATATCCGAGAAGGTCGGTCAAAGCATCAAAGATCAACACGGATGGATCCAAGAAAAATTCTTCTCATCATAGCAATCAT GGCCTGCATGGCGACTATGAGTATTCTGTACTACAGAATTTCACAAAGGGCTCTTGGTGAGGGAGTGGCTGATGATGAGTAG